In Camelus dromedarius isolate mCamDro1 chromosome 4, mCamDro1.pat, whole genome shotgun sequence, the DNA window CCTCCTGGCtgtgatggcctatgaccgcttcACGGCCATCTGCAGCCCCCTGCACTACCCCGTCACCATGTGCCCCTCGGCCTGTGCCCGCCTGGTGCTGGGCTCCTACTGTGGAGGCTGCCTCAACTCCATCGTGCAGACCAGCCTCACTTTCAGCCTCCCGTTCTGCGGCTCCAACCACATCAACCATTTCTTCTGTGATGTGCCTCCCCTGCTCCGGCTTGCCTGCACCAACACGGCCATCAATGAACTCCTCTTGTTCGGCATCTGTGGCCTCATCATCGTGGGCACCACACTTCTGGTCCTCATCTCCTACGGCTACATCACAGTGACCATCCTGAGGATGCGCTCAGGAGCAGGGAGACACAAGCTCTTCTCCACCTGTGGCTCCCACATGACAGCCGTGTCCCTCTTTTATGGGACAGTCTTTGTCATGTATGCCCAGCCGGGAGCTGTGGAGTCCCTGCAGCAGGGCAAGGTGGTCTCTGTGTTCTACACCCTGGTCATCCCCATGCTCAACCCCCTCATCTACAGTCTGAGGAACAAGGACGTGCAGGAGGCCCTGCGGACGCTGGGCCAGAAGCTCAGAGCCACGTGAAGGAGGGTGGCCAGAGAGACAGAGGGCTAGATGGGGAGCTCAGAGATACAGTGGACAATGGGGAGCCCCTCAAACCTCTTCCGCTTCCAAATGGAATGGGATACGTTGAGGACGCACTTATCTGTTGGTCAATCATTGCCTGATGGCATTTCTGAACCACACATTCACTAAGTGTGAGATGCAGAGATGAACAAGGATATTCTGCACCCAGATTTCTAAAGTGTTCAAAGGAGCAATGGCTCAAATTAATGAAAACTGACTGAACAGAGCATAAGGCAAGGGTGGGTCTGCTGCCTCTTATGTATCATGGTTCTCTGGGTCATTCTATGGGTTTTAGTTGCAAAGAAGTCAGATATTTGTGCATTAATcaaacttggaagaaaaaaacGTTTACATGCAATGTACAGCCATCCTTCCTGACCCTACCCAGATGCAGCGCCTTGACATCTCCTGTCGGCAATACGTGAGCATCATCTGACAGGGCCCCCTGCCTACACTTTGCCCCTTTTCAGCTCATCTTCAACACCATCACCAAAGTCATCTGTTCAAAATGATCATTTGAACACAGGGCCAAAGCATTCCCCATAGTGAGTCTGGTGTCAGTAGGAACTGGCTTGGCTTGAGTGGCTCAGGTCTGACAAACAGTGCCTCTCAGGGAGGATTCAGGTCAGTGGTCTGATGCGAATATGGTGGTTCCACTGGGAGCAGAAGCAACTTTGGGCTCTTGCTCCGTCACACCAAGGGCAGGGATGACGCCACAAGAGAAGATGACCCAGACTTCCAGTCACAGCATCCACTGTCCAGGTCACAGGATAGAAGACACAAAGTATAAACATACAGATATAATTTCTAAGTACCTACAGAAAAAATACTCAAATCATATCCATTCAGGCAGTTCATCACCACTCAGGTCAAGAATGAGAAACCCACCCAGTTTCCACGATACCCCCTTCCCTCATTCTAGCCATTGCCTTCCAAGGCTAACCCACACCCTGCTTCTAACTCAAAGATTAGTTTTTCCTGCTATAAACTTGCAATGCATAGAACcagtttgtgctttttttttttttttgctaacattGTGTTTGTGAGACCAATCCATGTGATTCCATAAAatagtagttttaattttttcaagattaaaaaaaattttaatggagatactggggcttgaacccaggaccccatgcattctaggcatgtgccctaccactgagctattccccacccccaataatagtttaaaattccTCATCACTATGTAAGATTCCATTACATTAAGATACCATAATTTATCCATCCTTCCATCGATAGACATTCGGGTTGTTTCCAGTTATTGGCTTTTATAATAATGCTTCTGTAAAATTTTTTTACACATCTTTTGCTGCGTGAATTCCTGTTGGCATTCTTAAGAGCTGGATTGTTCTCTTTTTGGTTGATTCTAAACAGTTTGACCAAAATGCAACAGCAATTTTTGCTCTCACAAGCAGCGCGTGGGAGTTCCCATTGCTGCATGGTGTCGTGAACAAGCCGTGGTATCTGTTTCACCCACTTCAGCTGCTCCGGTGGGTATGCAGTCATGTGTCGCTCCGACTCtcgtttttctttctctaatggCTTAATGAGTTTGGCCGTATCTTCACATACTTAGCAGCAATCTGAATGTTCTTCTTGGGGAAGTATAtatgttttgccttttttcttttctttttcacattgatCATAGaaattcttcatgtattttggatacaTGCCCCTTGTTggttatatgatttgcaaatatcttctcctactCTGTGGCTTCCACATTTACACTTgtattgaccttttttttttttttaattgacagaaGTTCTTAAACTTAATAAGGTTAGTTATTAGTCACTTCCTCCATGGCTACTTCATTCTTTGGCATAAAAGAAACACTGCCTATGCTAGatccaaaaatatttctttaatgttatcttgcagaagtatttttttagtcttttatgTTAGAATCTGTAATTCTATAGAATTAGTTTTGTGACATTTTGATGTATGAtggattgtttcattttttctgtaTGGTTATCTTactgaccatttaaaaaaatatttttcccctaCTTTATCATAAAGTAAGTGTCTCTGTATATGCAGGTCTGTCTCTAGTGTCTTATTCTGTCCCATTTGGCTGTTGTCTATTCTTGTGctattttagaattattattgaatgtttaaaaagtgaaataccATAATATAAactcttttatatatatgaataaatataacaaatgaTGTAAAATATCTTCAGAAGTATAATCTTAAATGTTATTGAAAGGCATAAaaggagaactgaaaaaaatgcagagaTATACCACATTCATGgatggaaagttttaaaattataaaaatccttATGCAACACAGGCAACACACTCAGTGCTATCTCAATCCTAACAAGAATTTTTATAGTGCTGTACAAATGATTCTAAAATCTCTATGTAGAAGTCagttataataatcaaaacatgaaaaattagaaaaagagaaggaatgtGCCCTTCTTAGCTGGAATACTCTAACTGAAGAGCACACCAGTTTGGATGATAAATGGACACCAGCCAGAGCCCTGATATTTCTGGCCTCAACATCCCCTTGGTCTGTTCCAAGCTCCCACTGACCACTGCGCCTGCCACTGACCAGGGAGTTTATCAAAGCCCCCGGAAGACTGCTAACTGTGCCTCTTCTTAGGCTCAGATGAGATAACCCTTATGGTGAGGCTTGTAAGATCAAGCCAAGAGAAGTCTGGCTTCCTCTTGGTCCCTCCCTTGTCCTAGAAAGCCAGCGTTCCTCTTGTAACAAGTCTACCATCATGTCCAGAGTGAATCTCTTCATAAAGCTTGCTGGCTGCACCTCTGTCATAtacccctctcctctcctccagtaCATTCCAGGTGTCAGTCCCAGGACAGATCTACGTACTCTTCTAGCACGCCTTTCCTCCACTGTGGATGCGTTTACTAAAGCATTTCCCACGTTACAATgatggcaggtgtgtgtgtgtgtgtgtgtgtgtgtgtgtgtctcaagGACAGACTGCATCTCAGTTATCTCTGTAGCCTCAGCTCACGGCACCTAGTGGCTGCTGAATATATACTGAATTTAACTAAGTCACCCGAACTGTTTCACTGATCTGCAAACCAGCTTATCGTGAACTTCAGTAAAGACACCAGACAGAAATGCCTTCACCTTCTTGCCCCCATGGCACTCTCATCTTTACCTGCTTCCTTCCAGCCTCACAAGATGAATCATCCCCATCACACTTAAGACTGAACGGGACTCTGCGCTCGGAATCCCACCACGTCCATTCCCCCGGGCCCCTCCAGAACTCCCTGCGAACAAGGACCCTCTCATTGAATCCGCCCTTTCTCTTCCCTAACCTGTTGTCTTCAGCCTTCAAGCGTCCCTCATCCCTCCCCTTCGCTCAGACACCTCTGCAGCCTCTTTATTCCTCTCGTGTCTCGTGAAGCTTTATTAAACCCGTGCTTGCCACTCGCCGTCTCTGCTGGTGCTGCGCGCCAGCCCTTGGCAATCACGCCTCTGCGCCCATCACTGGAGATTGCTGCTCATGCTGGTGCCACCAAGTCTATTGGACACTTTCCAGTTCTCATCAGTGATGCCTTCTGAGTGGATCTGACCGCCGCCAGCCCTTTCCTCTATGACAGCTCCTCCTCCTTTACTATCTGGGACCTTTGGCAAACCCTGTTCTTTTCCTGTTCTGATCGTTCCTACCCAGACACTTTTGGTGGCCGGTACTCCCTAGGGGACTGTTCTTGTCCTTCATCTCTCTTAGTCTATTTGCCCTCCCTCAGTGACCTGCAAGGTCACTATCTCCATGTGAGATCCTCCAATTCCACTCGTCCCCATCCATAATGCACAAATACTAAGTGTGCAGCTCCATGACTTTCATATATGAAAATCCCCATGAAACTGCCACTCACATCAAgattgaaaacattttcagaaccaCAGAAGGCCCACTTGTGTTCCTTTCCCAGGGTGACAACTACTCTGATGTCTAATAACATATATTAGTTTTGTCTGCTTTTGaaagttataaaaatggaattatataatgtGTAcatttttgtctgacttatttgtCTCAACACAGTGCCTCTGAAagtcatccatgctgttgcaagtAGCAGTGGTCCATTCTTTTCCATGCTGCCTAGTATTCTATcacataaatataccacaatcaTTTATTCTCTCTACTGTTGATGGTCACTTGAGTTGTTCCACTTTGCGGGCTATTATAACACAAGTTGCTATGAACAATCTTTTGCATAGTTTTTGATGGTCATAAGCACTGATTTATATTGCAAATATACCAAGTAAACTAAAAGTGCTGggtcacatttttaaatttagtagaTAATGCCAGCTAAGAAGACTTCATGATTGTACAGAAAGTTTCAAAGAATCTACAAAATATCTCTTAAAACAATGAATAAGCTTATcaaggtttcaggatacaaaGTAGACATACAAAATTAatagtatttctatatactagcaataaacagtggaaattgacattttaaaagtatcattTACAACAgcaccaaagaaataaaaagctttgGTATGAATCTAACAAAATAAGCACAAGACAGATCTGTGTAAAAGTAtgaacactgatttttaaaattaaagaaagccTGAATAAACGGAGAGATAAACTTTGGTCATGAATTTGAATATTCTATACTGCTAAGGTATCAATTCACCCTAATTTGATCAaacccaatcaaaatcccaatagGCTTTTTTTGTACATATGAATGAGCTAATTCTGAAATGTACATGGAAAGACAAAGGAATTAGAATAGTTCTAGTAGTTATCTATTACtgattaataaattattaataaattaataaacgaGAGGctaaaaagtcaaaaacaaaacaaaaaacaaaacacttaccACCTCAGTTTCTGTGGATCAGCAATGTGGAAGCAGCTTAGCAGTCATTCTGGCTCAAGGTCTCTCTTGAGGCAGAAATTAGTATCATTCTGAGCTGTGGTCACCTAAAAGCTCAACTGGAAGAGTATCCACTCCCAAGGTCATTCATGTGTCCACAGGTGGGACTCAAAAGAtctacttccaaactcatttttgCATCTTTTCCACAGCACTGACCAACAACATTATAGCTGACTTCCTCCAGAATCAGCAgttagagacagagacagagacagaaagagatggGACAGGGAGGAGAAAACCCCAAGATGGAAGCCAGAGTTGTTCTATAATCTAATCGCAGAAAAACACCCCATTTTTGTATTCTATTCATTGGATTCATTTCTATCCCACATGAATAATACACTCCTCATTCCTTCCCAATGTTCCCCAAAATTTCATCCAATTAGTGCATCAGCTCAAAGTGTAGAATCTTATCACTTTTATCAGGCTCAAGTGTGGATGAGGCCCCTTGGGTACAGTTCCTTGAGTATTTTACTTTGGGAGTGGTAATGTAAATGGTactatgttttaaatttcaaattacacTTGGTCATTGCTGATATGTAGgggagagatttttcttttgaatattaacctTTTATCCTGCAACTTGCTACAATTACTTTTTAGTTCCAAGATGTTTGATGATTCTTTTGAGTTTTCCACATGGACAATcttgtcatctgtgaacaaagacatttttatttcttcttcccaatctatatatcttttttttttttttttttttggtcttactGCAGtagctaggacttctagtatGACGCTGAAAAGGAGTTGTAAGtgggacatccttgccttgtaaCTTCTCTCAGTGAGGAAGCTTCAAGTTTCTCACCACTAAATATGATGTTAACTCTAAGTTTTTTTATACATTCTCTATCAAGTTAAGGAAGTGTCCCTCTACTCCTgggttggtttttatttttttccccgtGAATGAATGCTagattttttcaaatgctttttctgcatctattgatacaATCATGTGGTTTCTCGTTTTTAGTCTATGTAAGTAATGAATTACacaaactgattttttaatgtttagccAGCTTTGCATACCTAAGATATATCTCCCCTAGTTGTAGtgtttctttttatacattgttggattcagtttgctaagagccaaaacaattttgagaaaggaaaataggGCTACAGTAATATCAAGACATTGAAATATCTGCCTAAGAATATACATATAGATCAATAAAGCAGAGTAGACAGCCCAGAGGTAAACCTATCCATACTTGGTGAGATGACTTTTTTAAAAGGTGCTAAGAAATTTCAATGGGAAAGGAGACGagattcttttcaacaaataaatggtgCTGGTCAAACTGGATATCCatgtagaaatataaaatgatccTCAACCCTTGCCCTTACTGTGCATAAATATTAATCTGAAATGGATCATtgatgtaaaactataaaacttccaggaaaaattatagaagaaaatCTTCACAACTTTGCAGTAGGCAAAGAttataaaaacccaaaataccaACCAAAACaggggaaagaataaaaaatagactccatcaaattttaaaacttctgttcctccaaagacactgttaagaaaatagaaaggcaagccacagactggaagaagatatttgcaccACGCACATCTGACAAAGGGCTTGCACGAAACTAGATGAAGAACTCTCAGAACTCAAGACAAGCAACTCCCCCACCGCACCCCCCCCTCCATGGGCCAACACTGTAATAGACAGTGCACCAAAGAAGATGCACAGAAGGTCAAGGAACAAGCAAGACACGCAACATCACAAGTCGTCAGGGAAACACATTAATGCTGCAATGTGACACCCCCTCTGACAACATGAACGCTGGAGAATGTGTGGAGCTGCTGGAACTTGGCCTTTACCACTGGAGCTGTGCACTTACGCAATCACCCTGGAAAAGTGCTTACCAGGTTTTTGGAAAGTCAGACATACACTTccaatatgacccagcaattctaaaGTATTTAAccaagagagatgaaaacatgTTTGCAAAAAGACTTGTACATAATGTCCATACCAACTTTATACGTAGTATCCAAAACCTGAAAACCATTCAAATGTCCTTGGCAGATGAGTGGCTAAAAACTTGAGGggtgagggtagagctcagtggtagagtacatgcttagcacgcacaaggtcctgggttccatcccagtacctctattacaataaacaaacaaacaaagctaatcacccaacaaacatttttttaattagacattaaaataaaaactgatataTCCATAAAATGACATAGTGCtcagcaacagaaaagaaccagCTATTGATCGCTGAACCACTGATTAGTAAAAAAGAATGTACTGTACTGATTAATGACTGTATCATGGTTGAATATTAAAAACACTCTCTCAGCAAAATACGCCAGATGCAAAAGGCTACGATCTCATTTGTATGAGATGCTAGAACAGCAGAACTATGCTACGTTCCACAGAGGTCAGAGGCTGCGGGCGGGGAGGCCTGGCTGCAAAGGAACAGGAGGGCGTGTTTTGGGTCTGAGGGGAAGGGAAATGTCCAATGCCTTGTATGTGACAGAAGTCACATGGATGCCTGTATCTGTCAACACATCGCCTGCACACTTGAAATGAGCACTGCATGTAAACTACACCTTGATAAAGtcagttaaaaagaaatagcCTCTTGAAAATCCTGTTTTTCTGCCTTGTGAACAGAGCAAGAGAAGCTTTTCCCTCAATTAGGTTGTTGAATATGCACATCTGGAGCAGGACAAAATTATAACTCTATCcgctttatttttccttaaatatccAAATTTTTCCATAGATCACAATCTCAGGTTTTAACAACGCTTTTGCCTTTTGTTTCCAGGCGTGAGAGCCAGAAGTTCCCAGACCAAGCATGCCTGGGCTACCACCCTTCCTCTCGTCTATGACTGGGGACAATGCCCTTTATTAGCAACTAGACTTTGGAACCAAAGTGCACGCAGAGGCTAACTCATCGATGAAGTGCTCCTCCCTGCCGCAGGCACTTCATCTCAGTACGAGCTAGGGCCCACACACGTTACTGGTTAACAGTCCCCAAAAGTGTAGTCAAAGCCACATGGCCATACGCTCcaagtaacaaaacaaaaaacctggcaGTGAAAAGCTAGCTGGGAGGACAGTGGCCAGCCCCCGCATGGGTGGGGCTCCAGCTCAGACCTGCACCTCATTTTACCACTTACTTCTTCCAACCACTCAGCACGGCAGGTgttactatatttttctttttaaaactcttttggACTGAACTTTGCACCACCACCCCCAATTCATatactgaagtcctaacccccacgGTGACTGTATGTGGAGACGGGGActtgaaggaagaaattaaggctaaatgaagtcattagggtgggGCCCTAATGCAATAGGACGGTGTCCCTTTAAGAGGAGGAGACACCAGGGGAACATGCACAGGGAAGAGGTCCCGTGAGGACACGGAGAGAAGACGGTCTGCGAGCCAAGGGGAGCAGTCTCAgcagaaaccagccctgccagcacctggtcctggactcccagcctccacaaGTGTGAGAACACTAACCTCTGTTGTTTAAGTCCTCCAGCGTGTGGTTGTCTGCTACAGCAGCCCGAGCAGaactaacttttctttttaagaactgtattgaggtacaatttacaTACAACCAGACGCACAGATCCTAAGTGCTCACTCTGAAGAGTGCTGACAGTTAAGGGCAACCATGTGACTATCAACCACAGACGAGACAGGAAAATCCATCACCCCAGAAGTTCCTTCCTCACTTCCAGTCAATTCCACCTGCTACGCACCTCCACTTTCTGACTTGCATCCCCCGGCGGAGCTTCGTCTGCACTCGGACTTCACATAAATGCAACCATAATCATGGGCTCTCGTGTCTGGGCGATCTCTTTCAGCACTACGGTTTCAAGATGCACCCACGCTGCTGTGTGCGCCTGTACCCCATGTCATCCTGCCGGCACAACACAGCTTGTTCCCTCTCCACTGGGGGCACTTGGGTCAGAGGCCAGTTTGAGGCTGTTATAGAGGCGGCTGTTAAATGTTCTTGTAcaagtgtttttgtttgggggttttgggttttttctgtTTCGGTGCACACGCATTCCCTTTACTTAGGCAAATACCTAAAAGCGGAATTTGCAAGAGAATGATCTATAAGAAAGACGTAGGCTGAACTTTTTAAGACACTGCCCACTTGTTTCCCGTGGTGGGCAGCCCCTACTGCCCCACCCCAGAGGAGGTTCCAGAGGAGGCTCCACAACCTAGAGGGCATCTTCTGTCTGTAGTTTGACTCTAGACACTGGTCATCAATTCCATGAGAAATGACACCGCGTGTCATCTCCCTGATGGCCGAGTATCTTGCCAGGCGCTCGCTGGCCATCTGCAGGTCTCCGTGTACAAACTTTCCACTCCCATCGTTTGCCCATATCTTCATTAGACTGCCTGTGTTGTGCTGCTGATTTGTAGTTCTCTACATTTTCTGAATGAAGCCTTTGCAGCCACGTGTACCGTGACACGCCTCCGTCCACAGCTTGACTTGTCCTCAAAGGCACCTTTGCTGAgcagacatttttcattttttcttgatttggGTTTCTTTGTAAACTTTATCTGTGCAGATGGGAAATGGAGGCAGGGATGTTATCTGTTGACGAAAATTCAACTCTCAAGAAGAAAAAGGGGAATTTTATTCAAGGCAAACTGAGGATTCTAAGCCCGGAAGCAGATTCTCAGAAAGCTCTGGGACTGGTCCACCTGTCAGAAGCTGAAGGCACAGCCGCACACATTTCTGAGACAAGGGTCGTACATCAAAACAACACAATGACATTTTACACAGAGGTCCCCGCACACACAGTCCAGGTGAGCAGTGCAGGGCGAGCAGCAAGCAGCCAGGCCCCTTCAGCTGGGAGAGAACACTATTTCTTAAAAAAGTTACGTTGCTCGcatcacaggaaagaaaaaaagtgctgTTTATGGTGGAGCAGGCCTTCCCAGCCTTGAGTTCTCGCCAACGTGACACAGAACCACGTGAACgctagggggaggggaggaggcccagACAGATGTTATGGTTACTTTTTTCTTGTCctgccttaaaatatatattttatttcatcaaatcaAAATTCCTGCGGGTCACACATCTTAGAAGGTAGAACCGTGAACTGGGCCCGAGTGTCCTCAGCAAGGACTCCAGGACAAAGGCTGCCCCGCCCACCCTCGGAGGGTCAGTCCGGGCAGGTCCTGTCACCCCTGTGACCCTCAGCTTACTCATCTGCAAACCAAGCATGCTACTCACCGCTCTGGAACATCCTGAGGGCTCGGTGGGATATAAATG includes these proteins:
- the LOC105105391 gene encoding olfactory receptor 9S13, whose product is MPPHGAGNLSAMPWQEFVLEGFQGGLQTQALLSALFLALYVAAVLGNLTMIVVITLDARLHSPMYFFLKNLSLLDLCYTSVIYPKALATFLSSSRVITLAGCTSQFFFFSLLITTEGFLLAVMAYDRFTAICSPLHYPVTMCPSACARLVLGSYCGGCLNSIVQTSLTFSLPFCGSNHINHFFCDVPPLLRLACTNTAINELLLFGICGLIIVGTTLLVLISYGYITVTILRMRSGAGRHKLFSTCGSHMTAVSLFYGTVFVMYAQPGAVESLQQGKVVSVFYTLVIPMLNPLIYSLRNKDVQEALRTLGQKLRAT